From a single Candoia aspera isolate rCanAsp1 chromosome 10, rCanAsp1.hap2, whole genome shotgun sequence genomic region:
- the LOC134503543 gene encoding retroviral integration site protein Fli-1 homolog isoform X3, translating to MDCTIKEALSVVSEDQSIFDPAFASSHLLKTEVPSVDDYGNKEGMGLEDPSWPSQVNSRGHLVKQENEQVNCSSRQSPVDCSATRRSKVEVAVDTSQVSYPAGYTNQRSPPVSSSREEKVIVPADPSVWSHDHVRQWLDWAVKEYGLLDIETTLFQNIDGKELCKLGKEGFLRLTSPYNTEILLSHLTYLRQSSPTFTYPSAPVITQQAPPPPPRAQVKSESAYDEIRRSSWGSGAVNTTPKGSPPQIQTVSRIPDSTRIAPVDPYQVLGPTSSRLANPGSGQIQLWQFLLELLSDSNNASCITWEGTNGEFKMTDPDEVARRWGERKSKPNMNYDKLSRALRYYYDKSIMTKVHGKRYAYKFDFQGINQAQQGQPGEPALYKYHHTELPYLPPYHQQKVGFGLGHGTPMPASSSGFFGPPAPYWNSTGGNLYQNPTVSRQASNHLGSFF from the exons GAGGCGCTGTCAGTTGTAAGCGAGGACCAGTCCATCTTTGACCCAGCCTTTGCCTCCTCACACCTCTTGAAGACCGAGGTGCCTTCCGTGGACGATTATGGGAACAAGGAAGGCATGGGGTTGGAGGACCCCTCATGGCCATCCCAGGTCAACAGCCGAGGACATCTGGTGAAGCAGGAGAACGAGCAAGTCAATTGCTCTAGCAG ACAATCACCGGTGGACTGCAGTGCCACCCGCAGGAGCAAGGTGGAAGTGGCGGTCGACACATCCCAGGTGTCCTATCCAGCTGGATACACCAACCAGCGCAGTCCCCCCGTTTCTTCGTCCAGGGAGGAGAAGGTCATTGTTCCAGCAG ACCCGAGCGTTTGGAGCCACGACCACGTCCGTCAGTGGCTGGACTGGGCGGTGAAGGAATATGGCCTTCTCGACATCGAAACGACCCTCTTCCAGAACATAGACGGGAAAGAGCTGTGCAAGCTGGGGAAGGAAGGGTTCTTACGCCTCACTTCGCCCTACAACACTGAAATCTTGCTGTCTCACCTCACCTACCTGCGCCAGA GCAGTCCCACTTTTACTTATCCATCTGCACCAGTTATTACCCAGCAGGCCCCACCGCCTCCACCACGGGCCCAAGTCAAATCCG AGTCTGCGTATGATGAAATCCGGCGAAGCAGCTGGGGCAGCGGTGCGGTAAACACCACTCCCAAAG GTTCCCCACCACAGATCCAAACGGTGAGCCGCATCCCGGATTCAACACGCATTGCACCTG TAGATCCCTATCAAGTCCTTGGGCCCACTAGCAGCCGCTTGGCAAACCCAG GTAGTGGTCAGATCCAGCTGTGGCAATTTCTCCTGGAGCTGCTCTCGGACAGCAACAACGCCAGCTGTATCACCTGGGAGGGGACCAACGGCGAGTTCAAGATGACGGATCCCGACGAGGTGGCGCGGCGATGGGGCGAGCGCAAGAGTAAGCCCAACATGAACTACGACAAGCTGAGCCGGGCACTGCGCTACTACTATGACAAGAGCATCATGACCAAAGTGCATGGCAAGCGCTACGCCTACAAGTTCGACTTCCAGGGCATCAACCAGGCCCAGCAGGGGCAGCCGGGTGAGCCAGCCCTTTACAAGTACCACCACACGGAACTGCCTTATCTGCCCCCCTACCACCAGCAGAAGGTGGGCTTCGGCCTGGGCCATGGCACTCCAATGCCCGCCTCATCCTCGGGTTTCTTTGGGCCACCTGCCCCTTACTGGAATTCCACTGGGGGGAACCTCTATCAGAATCCCACAGTGTCCAGGCAGGCCAGCAACCACTTGGGCTCTTTCTTCTAA
- the LOC134503543 gene encoding retroviral integration site protein Fli-1 homolog isoform X2: MDCTIKEALSVVSEDQSIFDPAFASSHLLKTEVPSVDDYGNKEGMGLEDPSWPSQVNSRGHLVKQENEQVNCSSSRQSPVDCSATRRSKVEVAVDTSQVSYPAGYTNQRSPPVSSSREEKVIVPADPSVWSHDHVRQWLDWAVKEYGLLDIETTLFQNIDGKELCKLGKEGFLRLTSPYNTEILLSHLTYLRQSSPTFTYPSAPVITQQAPPPPPRAQVKSESAYDEIRRSSWGSGAVNTTPKGSPPQIQTVSRIPDSTRIAPDPYQVLGPTSSRLANPGSGQIQLWQFLLELLSDSNNASCITWEGTNGEFKMTDPDEVARRWGERKSKPNMNYDKLSRALRYYYDKSIMTKVHGKRYAYKFDFQGINQAQQGQPGEPALYKYHHTELPYLPPYHQQKVGFGLGHGTPMPASSSGFFGPPAPYWNSTGGNLYQNPTVSRQASNHLGSFF, encoded by the exons GAGGCGCTGTCAGTTGTAAGCGAGGACCAGTCCATCTTTGACCCAGCCTTTGCCTCCTCACACCTCTTGAAGACCGAGGTGCCTTCCGTGGACGATTATGGGAACAAGGAAGGCATGGGGTTGGAGGACCCCTCATGGCCATCCCAGGTCAACAGCCGAGGACATCTGGTGAAGCAGGAGAACGAGCAAGTCAATTGCTCTAGCAG CAGACAATCACCGGTGGACTGCAGTGCCACCCGCAGGAGCAAGGTGGAAGTGGCGGTCGACACATCCCAGGTGTCCTATCCAGCTGGATACACCAACCAGCGCAGTCCCCCCGTTTCTTCGTCCAGGGAGGAGAAGGTCATTGTTCCAGCAG ACCCGAGCGTTTGGAGCCACGACCACGTCCGTCAGTGGCTGGACTGGGCGGTGAAGGAATATGGCCTTCTCGACATCGAAACGACCCTCTTCCAGAACATAGACGGGAAAGAGCTGTGCAAGCTGGGGAAGGAAGGGTTCTTACGCCTCACTTCGCCCTACAACACTGAAATCTTGCTGTCTCACCTCACCTACCTGCGCCAGA GCAGTCCCACTTTTACTTATCCATCTGCACCAGTTATTACCCAGCAGGCCCCACCGCCTCCACCACGGGCCCAAGTCAAATCCG AGTCTGCGTATGATGAAATCCGGCGAAGCAGCTGGGGCAGCGGTGCGGTAAACACCACTCCCAAAG GTTCCCCACCACAGATCCAAACGGTGAGCCGCATCCCGGATTCAACACGCATTGCACCTG ATCCCTATCAAGTCCTTGGGCCCACTAGCAGCCGCTTGGCAAACCCAG GTAGTGGTCAGATCCAGCTGTGGCAATTTCTCCTGGAGCTGCTCTCGGACAGCAACAACGCCAGCTGTATCACCTGGGAGGGGACCAACGGCGAGTTCAAGATGACGGATCCCGACGAGGTGGCGCGGCGATGGGGCGAGCGCAAGAGTAAGCCCAACATGAACTACGACAAGCTGAGCCGGGCACTGCGCTACTACTATGACAAGAGCATCATGACCAAAGTGCATGGCAAGCGCTACGCCTACAAGTTCGACTTCCAGGGCATCAACCAGGCCCAGCAGGGGCAGCCGGGTGAGCCAGCCCTTTACAAGTACCACCACACGGAACTGCCTTATCTGCCCCCCTACCACCAGCAGAAGGTGGGCTTCGGCCTGGGCCATGGCACTCCAATGCCCGCCTCATCCTCGGGTTTCTTTGGGCCACCTGCCCCTTACTGGAATTCCACTGGGGGGAACCTCTATCAGAATCCCACAGTGTCCAGGCAGGCCAGCAACCACTTGGGCTCTTTCTTCTAA
- the LOC134503543 gene encoding retroviral integration site protein Fli-1 homolog isoform X1, producing MDCTIKEALSVVSEDQSIFDPAFASSHLLKTEVPSVDDYGNKEGMGLEDPSWPSQVNSRGHLVKQENEQVNCSSSRQSPVDCSATRRSKVEVAVDTSQVSYPAGYTNQRSPPVSSSREEKVIVPADPSVWSHDHVRQWLDWAVKEYGLLDIETTLFQNIDGKELCKLGKEGFLRLTSPYNTEILLSHLTYLRQSSPTFTYPSAPVITQQAPPPPPRAQVKSESAYDEIRRSSWGSGAVNTTPKGSPPQIQTVSRIPDSTRIAPVDPYQVLGPTSSRLANPGSGQIQLWQFLLELLSDSNNASCITWEGTNGEFKMTDPDEVARRWGERKSKPNMNYDKLSRALRYYYDKSIMTKVHGKRYAYKFDFQGINQAQQGQPGEPALYKYHHTELPYLPPYHQQKVGFGLGHGTPMPASSSGFFGPPAPYWNSTGGNLYQNPTVSRQASNHLGSFF from the exons GAGGCGCTGTCAGTTGTAAGCGAGGACCAGTCCATCTTTGACCCAGCCTTTGCCTCCTCACACCTCTTGAAGACCGAGGTGCCTTCCGTGGACGATTATGGGAACAAGGAAGGCATGGGGTTGGAGGACCCCTCATGGCCATCCCAGGTCAACAGCCGAGGACATCTGGTGAAGCAGGAGAACGAGCAAGTCAATTGCTCTAGCAG CAGACAATCACCGGTGGACTGCAGTGCCACCCGCAGGAGCAAGGTGGAAGTGGCGGTCGACACATCCCAGGTGTCCTATCCAGCTGGATACACCAACCAGCGCAGTCCCCCCGTTTCTTCGTCCAGGGAGGAGAAGGTCATTGTTCCAGCAG ACCCGAGCGTTTGGAGCCACGACCACGTCCGTCAGTGGCTGGACTGGGCGGTGAAGGAATATGGCCTTCTCGACATCGAAACGACCCTCTTCCAGAACATAGACGGGAAAGAGCTGTGCAAGCTGGGGAAGGAAGGGTTCTTACGCCTCACTTCGCCCTACAACACTGAAATCTTGCTGTCTCACCTCACCTACCTGCGCCAGA GCAGTCCCACTTTTACTTATCCATCTGCACCAGTTATTACCCAGCAGGCCCCACCGCCTCCACCACGGGCCCAAGTCAAATCCG AGTCTGCGTATGATGAAATCCGGCGAAGCAGCTGGGGCAGCGGTGCGGTAAACACCACTCCCAAAG GTTCCCCACCACAGATCCAAACGGTGAGCCGCATCCCGGATTCAACACGCATTGCACCTG TAGATCCCTATCAAGTCCTTGGGCCCACTAGCAGCCGCTTGGCAAACCCAG GTAGTGGTCAGATCCAGCTGTGGCAATTTCTCCTGGAGCTGCTCTCGGACAGCAACAACGCCAGCTGTATCACCTGGGAGGGGACCAACGGCGAGTTCAAGATGACGGATCCCGACGAGGTGGCGCGGCGATGGGGCGAGCGCAAGAGTAAGCCCAACATGAACTACGACAAGCTGAGCCGGGCACTGCGCTACTACTATGACAAGAGCATCATGACCAAAGTGCATGGCAAGCGCTACGCCTACAAGTTCGACTTCCAGGGCATCAACCAGGCCCAGCAGGGGCAGCCGGGTGAGCCAGCCCTTTACAAGTACCACCACACGGAACTGCCTTATCTGCCCCCCTACCACCAGCAGAAGGTGGGCTTCGGCCTGGGCCATGGCACTCCAATGCCCGCCTCATCCTCGGGTTTCTTTGGGCCACCTGCCCCTTACTGGAATTCCACTGGGGGGAACCTCTATCAGAATCCCACAGTGTCCAGGCAGGCCAGCAACCACTTGGGCTCTTTCTTCTAA
- the LOC134503543 gene encoding retroviral integration site protein Fli-1 homolog isoform X5, giving the protein MGLEDPSWPSQVNSRGHLVKQENEQVNCSSSRQSPVDCSATRRSKVEVAVDTSQVSYPAGYTNQRSPPVSSSREEKVIVPADPSVWSHDHVRQWLDWAVKEYGLLDIETTLFQNIDGKELCKLGKEGFLRLTSPYNTEILLSHLTYLRQSSPTFTYPSAPVITQQAPPPPPRAQVKSESAYDEIRRSSWGSGAVNTTPKGSPPQIQTVSRIPDSTRIAPVDPYQVLGPTSSRLANPGSGQIQLWQFLLELLSDSNNASCITWEGTNGEFKMTDPDEVARRWGERKSKPNMNYDKLSRALRYYYDKSIMTKVHGKRYAYKFDFQGINQAQQGQPGEPALYKYHHTELPYLPPYHQQKVGFGLGHGTPMPASSSGFFGPPAPYWNSTGGNLYQNPTVSRQASNHLGSFF; this is encoded by the exons ATGGGGTTGGAGGACCCCTCATGGCCATCCCAGGTCAACAGCCGAGGACATCTGGTGAAGCAGGAGAACGAGCAAGTCAATTGCTCTAGCAG CAGACAATCACCGGTGGACTGCAGTGCCACCCGCAGGAGCAAGGTGGAAGTGGCGGTCGACACATCCCAGGTGTCCTATCCAGCTGGATACACCAACCAGCGCAGTCCCCCCGTTTCTTCGTCCAGGGAGGAGAAGGTCATTGTTCCAGCAG ACCCGAGCGTTTGGAGCCACGACCACGTCCGTCAGTGGCTGGACTGGGCGGTGAAGGAATATGGCCTTCTCGACATCGAAACGACCCTCTTCCAGAACATAGACGGGAAAGAGCTGTGCAAGCTGGGGAAGGAAGGGTTCTTACGCCTCACTTCGCCCTACAACACTGAAATCTTGCTGTCTCACCTCACCTACCTGCGCCAGA GCAGTCCCACTTTTACTTATCCATCTGCACCAGTTATTACCCAGCAGGCCCCACCGCCTCCACCACGGGCCCAAGTCAAATCCG AGTCTGCGTATGATGAAATCCGGCGAAGCAGCTGGGGCAGCGGTGCGGTAAACACCACTCCCAAAG GTTCCCCACCACAGATCCAAACGGTGAGCCGCATCCCGGATTCAACACGCATTGCACCTG TAGATCCCTATCAAGTCCTTGGGCCCACTAGCAGCCGCTTGGCAAACCCAG GTAGTGGTCAGATCCAGCTGTGGCAATTTCTCCTGGAGCTGCTCTCGGACAGCAACAACGCCAGCTGTATCACCTGGGAGGGGACCAACGGCGAGTTCAAGATGACGGATCCCGACGAGGTGGCGCGGCGATGGGGCGAGCGCAAGAGTAAGCCCAACATGAACTACGACAAGCTGAGCCGGGCACTGCGCTACTACTATGACAAGAGCATCATGACCAAAGTGCATGGCAAGCGCTACGCCTACAAGTTCGACTTCCAGGGCATCAACCAGGCCCAGCAGGGGCAGCCGGGTGAGCCAGCCCTTTACAAGTACCACCACACGGAACTGCCTTATCTGCCCCCCTACCACCAGCAGAAGGTGGGCTTCGGCCTGGGCCATGGCACTCCAATGCCCGCCTCATCCTCGGGTTTCTTTGGGCCACCTGCCCCTTACTGGAATTCCACTGGGGGGAACCTCTATCAGAATCCCACAGTGTCCAGGCAGGCCAGCAACCACTTGGGCTCTTTCTTCTAA
- the LOC134503543 gene encoding retroviral integration site protein Fli-1 homolog isoform X4: MDCTIKEALSVVSEDQSIFDPAFASSHLLKTEVPSVDDYGNKEGMGLEDPSWPSQVNSRGHLVKQENEQVNCSSSRQSPVDCSATRRSKVEVAVDTSQVSYPAGYTNQRSPPVSSSREEKVIVPADPSVWSHDHVRQWLDWAVKEYGLLDIETTLFQNIDGKELCKLGKEGFLRLTSPYNTEILLSHLTYLRQSSPTFTYPSAPVITQQAPPPPPRAQVKSESAYDEIRRSSWGSGAVNTTPKGSPPQIQTVSRIPDSTRIAPGSGQIQLWQFLLELLSDSNNASCITWEGTNGEFKMTDPDEVARRWGERKSKPNMNYDKLSRALRYYYDKSIMTKVHGKRYAYKFDFQGINQAQQGQPGEPALYKYHHTELPYLPPYHQQKVGFGLGHGTPMPASSSGFFGPPAPYWNSTGGNLYQNPTVSRQASNHLGSFF; encoded by the exons GAGGCGCTGTCAGTTGTAAGCGAGGACCAGTCCATCTTTGACCCAGCCTTTGCCTCCTCACACCTCTTGAAGACCGAGGTGCCTTCCGTGGACGATTATGGGAACAAGGAAGGCATGGGGTTGGAGGACCCCTCATGGCCATCCCAGGTCAACAGCCGAGGACATCTGGTGAAGCAGGAGAACGAGCAAGTCAATTGCTCTAGCAG CAGACAATCACCGGTGGACTGCAGTGCCACCCGCAGGAGCAAGGTGGAAGTGGCGGTCGACACATCCCAGGTGTCCTATCCAGCTGGATACACCAACCAGCGCAGTCCCCCCGTTTCTTCGTCCAGGGAGGAGAAGGTCATTGTTCCAGCAG ACCCGAGCGTTTGGAGCCACGACCACGTCCGTCAGTGGCTGGACTGGGCGGTGAAGGAATATGGCCTTCTCGACATCGAAACGACCCTCTTCCAGAACATAGACGGGAAAGAGCTGTGCAAGCTGGGGAAGGAAGGGTTCTTACGCCTCACTTCGCCCTACAACACTGAAATCTTGCTGTCTCACCTCACCTACCTGCGCCAGA GCAGTCCCACTTTTACTTATCCATCTGCACCAGTTATTACCCAGCAGGCCCCACCGCCTCCACCACGGGCCCAAGTCAAATCCG AGTCTGCGTATGATGAAATCCGGCGAAGCAGCTGGGGCAGCGGTGCGGTAAACACCACTCCCAAAG GTTCCCCACCACAGATCCAAACGGTGAGCCGCATCCCGGATTCAACACGCATTGCACCTG GTAGTGGTCAGATCCAGCTGTGGCAATTTCTCCTGGAGCTGCTCTCGGACAGCAACAACGCCAGCTGTATCACCTGGGAGGGGACCAACGGCGAGTTCAAGATGACGGATCCCGACGAGGTGGCGCGGCGATGGGGCGAGCGCAAGAGTAAGCCCAACATGAACTACGACAAGCTGAGCCGGGCACTGCGCTACTACTATGACAAGAGCATCATGACCAAAGTGCATGGCAAGCGCTACGCCTACAAGTTCGACTTCCAGGGCATCAACCAGGCCCAGCAGGGGCAGCCGGGTGAGCCAGCCCTTTACAAGTACCACCACACGGAACTGCCTTATCTGCCCCCCTACCACCAGCAGAAGGTGGGCTTCGGCCTGGGCCATGGCACTCCAATGCCCGCCTCATCCTCGGGTTTCTTTGGGCCACCTGCCCCTTACTGGAATTCCACTGGGGGGAACCTCTATCAGAATCCCACAGTGTCCAGGCAGGCCAGCAACCACTTGGGCTCTTTCTTCTAA